A segment of the Synergistaceae bacterium genome:
GGATGCCGCTAAAGCCGTGGGCGTTCCCCCGGAGGAAATTCTGAAAAGCCTTGTGTTTATGGTGGAAGAAGTCCCCGTGCTCGTTCTCATGAGCGGCGCGAATCGGGTGAATCTTCACGCGGTTGCCTCCGCCCGGGGCGCGAACGTGAGAAAGGTCAAAATGGCGTCGGCGGAATACGTGTTTGAAAACTTTGGCTTCAGGGTCGGAGGAGTGCCGCCTCTGGGCTATCCGGAGCGTCTGCCGGCGCTGTTGGACGAGGACCTGTTTCTCTATCCCGTGGTATGGTCCGCCGCCGGGACAGATCACGCCTTTTTCCCCATAGCGCCGGAGCGCCTTCTGGAAATCACGGAAGGCAGAAAAATTTCCCTGAAAAAGGAGGACAAAAAAGAAGAAGCGAAGGAGCTGCGAGGGAACGTTGGCTGAAGCTGCCGGTTTTTTTCGCGCCAAAAAACGGCTGGGGCAAAATTTTCTGGCGGACCGCAACGTCCTTTTGGAAATTGTGAAGCGCGCTTCCATTGAGGGGGAAGACGTGGTGCTGGAGGTGGGACCGGGACGGGGCGTGCTGACCCGGGAACTGCTCTCCGAAGGGTGTGTTCGTCTTTACGCCGTGGAGCTGGACAGGCGTCTTGCGAGCGAACTGGAGCCGCTCTGTGAGGAGGAGCCCCGGCTGCACCTGATCTGGGGGGACGCGATGAAGGTCGATTACGGCGCTTTGTCCCCGTTTCCCAACAAAATCGTGGCGAACATTCCCTATAACATCACGACGCCTCTGATTTGGAAGATGCTTGAGTTCGCCCCCCGGGGTCTGACTTACCATCTTTATATGGTGCAGAAGGAAGCGGCGGACCGTCTTCTGGCGCCCCGGGACACGAAAGACCGTTATCCCCTGGGGGTGACGCTGGAGGCCATGGGAACCGTGACGCTGGTTCGGCATGTGCCGGCTTCCTGTTTTCGTCCGATGCCGCGGGTGGAGTCCGCCCTGGTGGAAATCACGCTGGTCGAAAATTTTCACCTGATGCACAATACTCTGTGGAGCGACCTTCTCCATGGGGCGTTTCGGCAGCGCCGCAAAACTTTGGTCAACAATCTGAAAGGGTTCGCGGGCATCGAGGACTGGCGTCCCGTTCTCGAAGAGGTTCAGATAGAAGAAAAAATACGGGCGGAGGATTTGAGTACAGAAGAATGGCTGAAGCTGTATTCCCGTCTGCCTGGTGACAGGGATATTTTTTAACAGATATTTTTTAACCGCAGTTTGTCGGAGGTCATCGCATTTACAAAAAGTGTCGGACGGATTAGTATTGAGTGAACTTAAACATCTGGCCCAGACGGGAGGGAAAAGCATGTTTGTGTTTGTAGTCTCGTTTATCACATATCTGCTCCTTTCCTGGTCCGGTGAGTTGAGCATACAGGAAATCACTATTGCGTTTTTTCTGGCAATAACTGTGTCTCTTGTTGTTTCGACTTCGTCCCGGTCCGGTTTTTGGAGTACGAAAGGGCTAAGCCCGCAAAGGTGGTGGCATTTTCTGCAGTATATTTTCGGTCCTTTCGCCGTGGGGCTCGGCCATGCCAATATCGACGTGGCGAAGCGGGTCATCTCGGGGAAAATCAACCCGGGTATCGTAAAATTCAACCCTCGCCTCAAAACCGACATCGGGCGCATGATGCTGGCGAATTCGATCACTCTGACTCCGGGGACTCTCACGGTGGACATCGACGACGATGGAACGTTTTACGTTCACACGATCTGGCTGGATACGCCCACGCCTTCGGAGGAGGACATATGCGGATCATTCGGCAAATGGGTCAGGAGGATAGTGGAATGAGCGCCAGTCAGTATCTTTTTTCAGGTGTAGCCCTGCTTATGGGTCTGTTGATCGTTCTGGTCTCCGGACGGCTCATCGCCGGCCCCACCACGGCCGACCGGCTGATCGCTCTGGACACGATCAACACGCTGGTTTCCGGAATTATGCTCCTTCTGGGAGCGGTGTACGATTCCGTGGTAATGGTGGATGTGGCCATCGTTTATATGGCGCTTTCTTTCGTGAGCACTCTTTATTTTGCCCGGCATCTCGAAGGGGGAATGTAGATGATTCTGGCCATCGGCGTGGGGCTCCTTCTTCTTGTCAGCCTCGTTTTCAACTGTCTGGGAACCCTGGCCCTCTATCGTTTTCCTGACGTTTATACCCGTCTTCACGGGGCGACGAAGTGCACCACCTTCGGGACGCTTTTTGCCGTTTTTGCCCTGTTGCTGTACTCCATTGTGCGTTTTATGGCGGTGGAGGGAGAGGATCGTTTTCTGGTCCTGTTTATCCACGTCGTGATCGCGGGAATCGTCCTTCTGCTTTCGAATCCGGCCGGGGCGCACGCTGTGGCGAGAGCCGCTCACCGCAGCGGAATTCTGCCGGAACCGGCCATCGTGGACTCACTGGAGGAGATGGAAAGAGAAATGAAAAAACGAAAAGGAGGAGTGGCGCAGTGAACCCGTCGTTGCATGTGCCTGTTCTCATCACGTTGCTTGTTTCGGCCTTTATGGCGCTCTGGTTCAGAAATCTTCTGCATTCCGTCATCGCGCTGGGCGTGTTCAGCCTTGTGCTCGCTCTTGAGTTCTATATTCTGCGGGCCCCTGACGTGGCCATAGCGGAGGCCTCCATCGGAGCCGGCCTTTCGACCACCATTTTCGTCATCACGCTTCGCGCTGTTCGGGACCGCAACAGGAGGGAAAAACCATGAGAAAAGCGGTATATCTTGTGGCGGTTGTGGTGCTGGCCGGTTTGCTGAGCGGCATGTTCGGGGAACTGCACGTTTTCGGAGTTCCTCAGGCCACGGAGATGGACGACTATTTTCTCGCCCGCGCCCCTCTCGATCGATCGGCTCAAAATGTGGTGACCTCGCTGGTTTTCGACTTCAGAGGCTTCGACACGCTGGGAGAGGCGGGAGTGCTTTTCACCGCGCTCTGTTCTATCGGAGCGCTCTTCCGGGAGGGGGGGAAACGGGAATGAAACCTCTGTCCGTAATCGTGACGTCGGTGTGCGACATTTTCGCCTGGTTCATGATCGTTTTCGGCGTCTACGTCATCAATAACGGCCATAATACGCCGGGAGGCGGTTTCCAGGGAGGAGCCATCACCGCCACGTTTTTAAGCCTCGTCCTGGTGGCCCGGGGCGGAAAGAAATTTTACGCCTGGGTTCGGGAGGGAATATACGGTCTCTTCGAATTTATAGGGCTGATGGCCTTTTTTATCTTTGGCTGTATGGGCTTTCCCCATTCTTTCTTCTTCAATTCCCTGGCCATTCCTCAGGGAGGGAAGGCTCTCTCCAACTGGATCCCCTGGAGCGGGACCATCGCACTGATGAACGTGTCCGTCGGCCTTGAGGTCATCGGAGCGCTGTCGCTGGTGATCGTCTACATGTACGGCAGTATCCGGATGGTCGAGACGGGCGCCGGAATGGGAGGAGAACGCGGTCATGACCGATTCGATCGATAAAACGCTGGATTGCCTGGGCAACGCGTCCTACGTGGTGGTTGCCCTGCTGGTGCTGATGGCTCTGTACGCGATTCTGACTCAGAAAAACCTGATCAAAATCTGTATCGCCGTGGCGATTCTCGGTTCTTCCGCCAATTTGTTTCTCGTTTTGCTGGGATATCGGGATGGAGGGAACATTCCCATTTATTATTTGAAAGGCGCGGAGGAAAGCATGGTTTTGCCCACTCCCCAGTGTCTGACGCTGACGGCGATCGTTATCGCTCTTGCCACCACGGCGCTGATGCTCTCTCTGATCATCCTGATTCACAAGCATTATGGAACGCTGAACATCGATGAAATCAGGAGGTTACGGGGATGAGATTCTCTGAGCATCTGCCGGCTTTTCTCGTGATGGTTCCCCTGTTGGGGGCGTTTGCGACTCCGCTGGCGACATGTTTCGGCCGAAGGGTCAGCAACGTGTTTTTCCTTCTCTTTACGCTGCTGACTTTAATCATCGGCATTTCTGTCGGAACCGCCGCATTTGCCGGAAACACGCTGATCTACGTCATGGGCGGAGAGCATTTCGCGCTGACTCTTCCCTCCGGTATGACCTATCCCGTGCGTATCCTCTTTCAGATCGACGCGGCGGGCGCGATGATGATCCTCTGCGTTTGCCTGGCGGCCTTTGCCGGATCCCTTTTCTCGATCCACTACATGGAGCGCTTTTCCGGGTGGAAGCGTTTCCTGTCGCTGTATTTCCTGATGATGGCCGGGGCTTTGGGCATGTGCGCCACGGGGGACCTGTTCAACTTTTTCGTTTTTGTGGAAATATCTTCCATCGCCTCTTTCGGGCTGGTGGCTTTTTGGAGGGACAAGCCGGAGGCCATCGAGGCCAGTTACAAATATATGCTGATTTCTCAGATAGCGGCGCTGCTGCTTCTGATTGCCATCGGTACGCTTTACGGGAAGTATGACGCGCTGAATATGGCGGCTCTGGCCTCAAAGCTGCGTCCCGGTGTGCTGGAGAGGATTGCTCTGGCCCTGATTATCGCTGTTCTGGCCTTCAAGTGCGGCGCGTTTCCCATGCACGCCTGGATGCCCGATGCCTACGCCGAAGCTCCCGCGGGAGTGACCTGTCTTCTGGTGACGGTGAGCCAGGCCTCTTTTTATGGGCTGATTCGTGTTTGTTACTCCATTTTCCCCGGAGTTGCGCGCAGTGGCACGGTGGGGTGGATTTTGATCACTTTTGGCTGCATGTCCATGTTCTTCGGCGTGATGATGGCGGTTGTCCAGCACGAAATCAAGCGCCTCATGGGATACCATTCGATTTCCCAGGTGGGTTATATGCTGCTGGCCATGGGAGTGGGGCTTCTGGCGATAAACGGCGGAGACGGTCTGACCGCCGTGGAAGGCGGGCTTTTCCACGCCATGAACTACTCCATCTACAAGGCGCTGCTTTTTCTGTGCGCGGGGGCGCTCTATTACGCGACGGGCACCCGCGACCTGGACAAAATGGGAGGGCTGGCCCGCAACATGCCCTGGACGGCGGGAATGTTCGTCGTGGCTGCCGCGGCCATTTCCGGACTGCCGCCTTTCAATGGGTTCGTCTCCAAGTGGCTGATTTACGAATCGAGTTTCAGAGTGCATCCCTTTCTGCCGGCTGTCGCCATGATTACCTCTGTTCTGACTCTGGCCTCCTTTGTCAAGGTTTTTCAGGCCGCGTTTCTGGGTCCGGCAAAGACGAAATTCCTGGCGGTGCGTGAAGTTCCCTCCGGAATGGTGGCGGGAATGATGATTTTGACGGTGATGACTCTGCTGCTCTCTTTGTTCCCGGGCTGGTTCATGGACAATATTTTCACGAATGCGGCTCACGCCCTTTTGAATCAGCAGGGGTATATTCGCGCCGTTATGGGAGGAATGTAAAATGTGGGGGCAGATCAACTCCGGGTGGGGATACTGGAACGTCTTCATCTGGCTTTTCTTCTTCGTTTTAATTTCCTTTTTCGTCCTGTGGGTTCGTTCGATGGGAAGGATGGACTACAAAAGAAATACCGATCAGGACGAAATTTACTGGTCCGGTAACGACGTTCCCGAGGACGGAGCCGACATATCGGTGCCCGCGTCGTCGTCGTACTGGGGTTTTCGAGTTGCCATGGAGCCGCTGTATCGTTTTTTGAATTCCTTTCACAGCGGAAACGCCTCCGATTATGCGGGGTATTTTGTTGTGACGACGGCGCTGGTCGGGATTCTTATTCTGTTTTAAGCGCCGGTGCAGAGGAGGCGAATGAAAATGAAACCGTTGGATATTCTCGAAGTGCTGCCGCGTTCTTTGTGGGTTACGACGTGCAACTCCGGTTCCTGCAACGGCTGCGATATTGAAGTCGTGGCCACGCTGGGTCCTCGTTACGACATCGAGCGATTCGGTATGAAACTGGTGGGGACGCCGCGCCACGCGGATGTTATGATCGTCACCGGCCCCGTGACGCGATTCATGCGGGAGAAGGTGAAGCGTATCTACAGTCAGATGCCGGACCCCAAAGTGGTGATCGTAGTGGGCAACTGCGGCTGTTCCGGCGATGTTTTCTATAAATCCTACAACCTGGTGGGGCCGGTGGATAACATCATTCCGGTGGATGTTTACGTCCACGGATGCGCCCCGCGTCCGGAAGCCATCATCGAGGGCGTGACCAAAGCCGTGCTGAAACTGGAAAGCCTGCGTAAGAAAGAACCTGTAAGCAACGTTGTCGAAACCGTCGGCGAGCCGGTTGCCGGGGAGGTGGCACTGTGACCTCCGCGTTCAAAAAGGGAACCATGGATTTTCAGGTTTTGATCGATGCGCTGCGGGTGAAATTCGATCCCGAGATTCTCAAACTGGAGGTTCACGAGCATCGGGGAGGCAGTCTTGGTGAAGTTCAGAGCCGCGACCTGTGGATTGAAATTTCCCGGAACGTGTTCCGTTCTTTTGTGGAAACGCTTTTCGAGTACGATTTCGTGAATTTTCACGTGATTTCCGGCGACGATGTGGGTGTGACGGGAGAGGGAGACTCTCAGGAGGACTCCATCGTTCTTTATTATCACCTGTCTCTTTTTCAGCGTTCCCGCTGCGGGCGCATCGGTGTGACTTTGTCCATACGGGTACCGAAGAGCGACCTTTACGTTCCCTCTCTGTTCGACCTGCTTCCCGGGTCGGAATACAGCGAGCGGGAAATAAGGGAAATGTTTGGCGTCGAGTTCATCGGACTTCCGACCAACGCAATGGTCTTTTTACCGGAGGACTGGAACGAGAAAATCAAGCCCTGGCGCCGCGACGGCGTCGGCCCGACTCCCGAAGTGGTTCGGGAGTTGAGCTGACCTGCGATTTTCGAACCTGCAGGAGGAATCTCAAATGTCGACAACCTATACAATACCGGTCGGGCCGGTGCATGTGGGTCTCAAGGAACCGGTGACCGCGTGGCTTGAACTGGAGGGCGAAAGGATCGTCGGTGCGCGGGTGCGGCCAGGGGCGATTCACCGCGGCATCGAATTCATGGCCCGGGAGCGTAATCCCATTCAGGTCATCTATCTTTCGGAACGAATCTGCGGAATCTGCTCCTTCAGTCACGTCCTGTGTTTCATTCGTGCGATAGAGGACCTGGCGAAAATGGAAGTCCCCATCCGCGGCCAGTATATTCGCAGCCTGGTGCTGGAGCTGGAGCGCATACATTCCCATATTTTGTGGGCTGGAGTCGCCTGTTACACCATCGGTTTCGATTCCGCCTTCCACCTCGGTATGCAGCTGCGGGAACGCGTCATGGACATGCTGGAGCTGCTTTCGGGGAACCGCGTCAACTACGGCGTGGCCACCTTCGGCGGGGTGCGCTGGGATCTCACCTCCGAACTGGATAAGGCCCTGCGCGAAATGCTGCGTTACTACCGACGGGAGTTCGATCCTTTCAGAGAGATCGTCATGGAGGATCCCGTAGCTCAGGCGCGCATGAGAAACGTGGGTGTTCTGACGCGGGATAACGCGGTCCGTTACAGCGCCGTGGGCCCCACGGCCCGGGCCAGCGGGCTGAGAGTCGATCTGCGCAAAAGCTCTCCCTACGAGGCATACGCGGATTTCGACGTGGAGCCCGTGGTGCCTCAGGATTATTTTGGCTCGGCCCACGGCGACGTGCTCGACCGGTTTGCCGTCCGGGTCATGGAGGTCTATCAGTCCCTGGAGATTATCGAGAACATTCTCGACGGACTTCCCGAAGGGCCTTTCGTTGCCGAATCCAATCTCAATAAAGTCCTGGCATCCCTTAAAAAAGCCGACGGCGTGGGGTGGGGGATCATCGAAGCGCCTCGGGGCGACGATACTCATATCGTCAGTCTTAAAGGCGGCGAGGATAACGTGTTCTGGTGGAAGGTTCGGGCGCCCACCTACGCCAACGCGGTTTCATGGCCCATCATGTTTCAGGGCAACGAACTGGCCGACGCGCCCCTGATCATCAACAGCATCGACCCCTGCATCTCCTGCATGGAGCGGATGCTGGTGGTGAACGAGCGGGGAGCTTCTGAAGTGGTCGAGAAAGCCGACCTGGTAAAGCGTTCGCGCCAAAAGACTTTCGAGCTTCGGTCCAGACTCGGTTCAAAATATGCCGGCGGAGGAGGTACGGGAAAGTGATTCCTGTGTTTACGCTGTTTCTGAAAATTTTTGCGGGTATGGCGCTGCTGGCACTGATCGTGGTTCTGGCTCTCCTGTTTGATGGCTTCGATCGCATCCTCCACGCGAGAATGCAGCGTCGCTACGGGCCTCCGCTGTTGCAGCCGGTGTATGACATTCTGAAGCTGCTGGGCAAGGAAAACATCGTTCCCCGACGTGCTGTCCGCCTGATTTTTATGGCGTCGCCCTGGCTGACCCTTGTCACCACGCTCATGGTTTTTCTTTATCTTCCGGCGGGATCTTTCCCGGCAGTTTTGGGAACGGAAGGGGATATGGTGCTCATTGTGTATCTTTTGGCGATGAGCGGTCTTCTCATGGCGATGGGAGGATTCGCCAGCGGGAACCCCATCGCAGCCATCGGCGCGGGGCGGGAAATCACGCTGATGATGAGTTATGAATTTCCTCTGGCGATCGTGGTCTGCAGTATGGCTTGGACGGCTTATCGTTTGGGAATGCCCGGCGAGCCCTTCAATCTGGAGACCTTTGCCGCTATATCGATTTGGTCGCTTGTGGGAAAGGCGGGCTTTATCGGGCTGCTCTGCCTCTTTCTGTCGCTGATACTGGTCGTTCCCGGCGAGGTGGGAAAGGGTCCCATGGACATTCCCGAGGCGAAGACGGAGATCCTGGACGGTCTCATCATTGAATACAGCGGTGTCAACCTCGCCATGTTCAAACTGACTTTCGCTCTGCGTTCCTTTGCGATAGCGACTTTTGTGACCTGTCTGTTCGTTCCCCTGTCTCTGAGGAGCCTTTTCGGCATTGGCGGGTTCGTGGTGGCGGTCTTCGATTTTGTGTTTTTCTGGGTGAAGGTTTTCGTTGTGCAGATGCTTTTTGTAACGGTCATGCGCACGGCCTTCGGACGTCTCAAAATAGCTCAGGCTTCGCGTTTCTACACCCTGAACGTGGCGGGACTGTCCATTGCGGGAATGCTTCTGCTTTCCGTCGACGTCCTCATGAGATAGAGGAGGGATTGTATTGATCACACGCGTATTGATTCAGATTGTCAAACAGTTTTTTTCGCGAGTCGCGACCAATCCTTTTCCGGCCAGGAACATGCCTCCGTCTCTGATGGACGTGCTGAACAACCCTGAGGCGCAGCTCAATCCGCCTGTGCCGGTGGGGAAACGCTTTCGAGGCAGGCTCAGCTACGACAAAAAGAAGTGCATCGGCTGCAGGCTCTGCACGAAGGTCTGTCCGGCGAACGCCACGGAGTATCTTCCGAGCGAAAAGAAGATTGTCATCCATAACGATCGATGCTGTTTCTGCGCTCAGTGCACGGAAATCTGCCCGGTGAAATGTCTGTCCATGTCGAAGGAATATATGATCTCGTCCTACGAACGCAAGACGAACCTCGTCATCGACAGCGGCCCTGTGCCCAAACCGGAATAGCGGCGACGGTATTTTATACGACGGGGAACGCCGGTTGCAGGACGGTGTTCCCCGTTTTTTACAGCAGCTCGAAGTGACTGCGTCGGCAGCGCAGGATATTTTCGTTCCGCATTTTCGACAGTTCGGCGGAGAGGGCGCTTCTGTCCACAGAAAGATAATCGGCCAGTTCCTGTCGGCTGAAGGGAATGTCAAAGGCGCTGCCACCCGCCTGCAGAGCCTGACCGGAGAGATAAGACAGCAGTTTTTCTCTTGTGGTCCGCCGGGTGATGTGTCTTATTTTCTGCGTCAGCAGGATATTTTTCCCCGCCAGTATTCTCATCATGTTTTTGATCAGCTGAGCATGGAACGCGCAGGCCGAACCGCAGGGCGCGGCGATGTGTTTACAGTCCATGAGAAGCACTACGGATTCTTCCGCGGCCACGACGCTGACCGGCAGTTTCTCGACCTCAGCGAAGGCAAAGGCTTCACCAAAAAGTCCTCCCGGCTCGATTCGAGTCAAGATCACGCGGTTGCCCCAGAAATCCTCCTGCAGAACGTGAACGGCGCCGGAGAGCACGATGCCCACCGAGATCACCCTTTCATCTGCGGTGAAAATGAAACTGTTTTTTCCGACGCGGCTCTCAATGGCCGCGAGGCAGTGCAACAGCTTCTGCAGGTCGTTGTTTTCGATTCCGGCAAACAGCGGGCAGGTTTTCAGCAGAGGAAGGAATTTATCCATGATTTTAAAACATCACCTTTTTTTGTTGTAAATACAACTGTCATTTGGAGTCAGTATAGATAGGATAAGGTCATCGAGTCAAGCGTCGAGGTCATGACGGTGAAAATAAAATATTTATGGAGGAAGAGTACAATGATACGAAAAATTATTCACATTGATGAAGACAGGTGCGACGGTTGCGGCCTTTGTGCGAGCGCCTGCCACGAGGGAGCCATCGGAATGGTCGACGGCAGGGCCAGACTGCTGCGGGACGATTACTGCGACGGGCTCGGCAACTGTCTGCCGGCCTGTCCGAGAGGAGCCATCACGTTCATTGAGCGGGAAGCGGCGGAATACGACGAGGCAGCCGTTCAAAAACATCTTGCCGGCGTAAAGGAAAAAACCTCTCATCAGGAGAACCGTGACTGTCATCAGGGAGGCTGCCCCGGTTCGAAAGCGCAGCTTTTCGTTCGCCAGGCTCCGGCGGCCGCGATGGAGATGGAGGAAGCTGTCAGTCAGTTGCGTCAATGGCCGGTTCAGATAAAACTCGTGGCGGTAAACGCTCCCTGTTTCGAAAATACGAATCTGCTCGTGTCCGCCGACTGCGCCGCGTATGCCCATGGAAATTTTCACAAGACATTCATGCGGAACAGGGTTACATTAATAGGGTGTCCCAAACTGGACGAGGTGGATTACGGCGAGAAGCTCACCGAAATTATCAAACGAAACAACATCCGGTCCGTGACGGTGGTTCGCATGGAGGTTCCCTGCTGCGCCGGCATCGAAAACGCCGTGAAAACCGCGCTGCAAAACTCCGGTAAAATGATCCCCTGGCGGGTGGTCACCCTCTCCCGGGAAGGAGAGATTCTGGAGGACTGATGAAGCGGAGCCCGCAGAAAAATTGTAGTAATATAAACAACATACCTGAAATAATCGCCACTTTTTATATTCTGTGTCTCTGTAAGGAGGGGACTGCGGTGAAAATTGCGATGGCCCAGATGAAAATGAGCGCGTCGCCGGAAGAGAATTTTGAGAAGTCTCTTTCGATGATCGAAGAGGCGGCCGCCGGGAGCGCGGATCTTATTTTTTTCCCCGAGGTACAGCTGTACCCCTTTTTTCCGCAGTACGAGGGGCGCAATGTGGAGCGGTATGCCCTGACCGCGGATCACAGGTATATCCGTCAAATGATGGAGCTCTGCGGGAAACGGCATATTATG
Coding sequences within it:
- a CDS encoding Crp/Fnr family transcriptional regulator, with translation MDKFLPLLKTCPLFAGIENNDLQKLLHCLAAIESRVGKNSFIFTADERVISVGIVLSGAVHVLQEDFWGNRVILTRIEPGGLFGEAFAFAEVEKLPVSVVAAEESVVLLMDCKHIAAPCGSACAFHAQLIKNMMRILAGKNILLTQKIRHITRRTTREKLLSYLSGQALQAGGSAFDIPFSRQELADYLSVDRSALSAELSKMRNENILRCRRSHFELL
- a CDS encoding 4Fe-4S binding protein; this translates as MIRKIIHIDEDRCDGCGLCASACHEGAIGMVDGRARLLRDDYCDGLGNCLPACPRGAITFIEREAAEYDEAAVQKHLAGVKEKTSHQENRDCHQGGCPGSKAQLFVRQAPAAAMEMEEAVSQLRQWPVQIKLVAVNAPCFENTNLLVSADCAAYAHGNFHKTFMRNRVTLIGCPKLDEVDYGEKLTEIIKRNNIRSVTVVRMEVPCCAGIENAVKTALQNSGKMIPWRVVTLSREGEILED